In the genome of Syntrophales bacterium, the window TTTCCGGAACCATCTTGGAATGAGGCACTTTCAATAGAATTTGGCTTTGAATCGATTAAATGTTTTTTGTCATTTGAAGCAGTTGTCAAAGTTGAAGTTTTTTCTGCTTCTGCAAGAGCAACGCCGACTAATGTCATAAATAGCACAAAAAAGATAATGATTCTTTTCAGTTGTTGATTATTCATAATAAAGTATCCTTAATAGTATTAAAAAATATTTCTTTTAGCCAATAATGCTTGACCTTGAATTTTGATATCAAATAAATTTAGGATTTGCCCCTATTTCTCAGAGTAATACCAGTGCCGACGTCCCGGACTCATTTCTAATCGTAAAGGGGAACATATTACAGCGTCGGCTTCATCCAATATTTGAAGGACAAGCTGATTCAACTGAAGTACTGAAGATAATGACCATTCCACGTTGTTGCCGCAGCTGATTTTCCCGTTAGACTTTATGAATTCAGATTCCGCTAATTCACATAGTTTCTCGTCAGCTATATTGGAGTTGTGTACAGCGACGTTTCTCAATTCAAAGAAAAAGTTGATGCAGGGTTTATACGATGGGTGAAATTTATGTTCAAATACATCTTCTATAAGAGACAGGCCGCGGCCAAGTTTTTTCCACATAAAATTTTTCACATTATGGAGATTAATATTGCCAGTCTTATGTTTTTTTGAAAAAGCGTCGACATTCTCTGGGAAGCTACTGATGGTTTCTTTTATGATTTCCGAGAAATAATTCTCGTAGTTACCCAATATTTTAACGGCGGTACCAAATGAGGAAAATTCTCTAACGATGGGTTGGTATTGTCTGATTGCATCGTCAGAAAGTGAAAATGTTATAGTAAATCCCTCAAATTGAAACCTGTACCAGTCGCCAACAACATCAGGGGCTTTTGTTCTCATAATGTTTTGTAGCTCCTTAGAGCGATCTATCCAAAAATGAGTAAAATTGTTGGCGTACATTACTGCCTTGATTTTATTAGCATATACCCAGTAAATATTACTTCTCTGAACGATTTCCAGTTTCCCGTTTAAAAATCCCTCTTTATTTATCTCTGACATGGAATTTGTCCCGTTTTTTAAAGTTCCTTTTAGCACTAACTATTTTCCTGCTTTTTTCTTCATCATAATTTCTTTCGTCTTTAATTTTTTTTAGAAGTTCTGAGGCCGGTTCGTCGTTGGGGTCCTGGGGGACGAGTTCTCCGCGGAAGGCTTTGGCGAGGATGGATTGTGTGAGTTTGCCGACGTAGGCTCTGGCTTTGGTGTAGCGTTCTTCGATCTGGTCGGCAATTTTGAAGAGGGCTTCTACACGGCGGACGATTTCTTTTTGCTCGGATAGTGGAGGCAACGGGATAAGAACATCACCCAGGATCTTGATATTAATATTTTTTTGCGCTGTCGCTGGGGCAAATGTAGAAAGATCAGTCTTCGCTGTCCGGATGAAAAACTCAAGAAATTCTGGCAAAGAAATGGTTTCGTCAGCGATAATACCAACAACACTGTCTGGAAAGCATGCGGGATAAGTCAAGAGAGCCGACTCAGCAATATTGGCAGCAATAGTAATACAAACGGTACTTGCTGGCCAAAGGCGGCTCTGTGCGAGGCCGGCTTCGTTGTATGTTTGTTTATGACTGGTAATTCTACTACCAGATTGTGCGATGTCACCGGTCTGTATGAATGGATAGGATCCCCCAAACAGAAATGGTGCGTTCCTTGGGCGATGTCGTGACTTTCCTCTGCGCATCTCCCCTGTCTTAGGTAGATTCACCCATCGCCATGTTTGTGGAATCTCCATCAAACAATTTGTTGATACTGCTGTTTCACCCTTAGTTTCAACAGGTCTTGCCTTAGGATGTTCGTCTCTCCAGTCCTCGGTAAGGCGGCCGGAGCAGGCGGCGGCGAGGATGGACTGGCGGAAACGTTTGAGGATGGTGGGGATTTTGTCGAGGCGTTCCTTGCAGGCATCGACTTTTTTCAGGAGTTTTCCCAGCTTTGCCACAATGCGGCGTTGTTCATTGAGGGGGGCTATCGGGGTTTTGATATTCCAAAATAATTCAGGGTCTACATGCGGAATACCTGTACCCCTCGGATTTGAGTTAATGGTGTCATATTGAGTTTGAAGAAATCTAAAAAGGTATATTGAGTCAATTGCGATGGACCGGAGAGCCATTATTGTTGAACCTATTGCACCCTCTTGCCCAATACCAACTAAGCCACTTCTAGCACCATCCCAAACAACCAGAACATTATTCTTAGAAGTTAAGTTAGATGATTCGATATCTGCATACCGCCTAATCTCTCCAGTCGAAAAAGCTTTTATGTCAACATAAGGGACTGTTCCACCTGTTTTGGTATTGCTTAAAACCTTTGGTTTTTTCCCTTTACGGTAAGAAACAACATCTTTTAACGAAACAGCTTCCCAATGTTCGGGGAAAGTTTGCATGATTAGAACTCCTCCCCGTTTGTTTCTATCAACTGTAAAACTTCCTTCAGATCGTCTACGACTGCTTCAAGTTCGGTAATCGCCTCGGCGGCGAGATCCTGCGGCTCCGGCAGGTCGTTTGCATCTTCAAGCGTTTCATCCCTGAGCCAGATGATGTCGAGTTTGTAATCACGTTCCTTGATGTCGCTTATATGGAATTTTCTGAATCTGCCGGTTTCGCCCAGGTCTTTCCGCTCGCTCCGGCTGTTCGGGTCGGCGCCATAACAGGATTCAAATTCTTCAAAGTGCTTCGGCGTGAGAGGACGTTCTTTTTTAGTTATTCCGGGCACGTTTGAACGGGCATCGAAGATCCAGATGTCTTCCGTGGAAAGCCCTTTCTGGAAGAAGATGACATTCGCTTTTACGCCGGGGCTGTAAGGAGTAAAGGTTCCACGGGGAAGGCGAAGGATTGTATGGAGGTTGCAGTCCTGCATGAGGATTTCAAAAACCTCACCTGCCTTATCTTCAAACAGGCAATTATCGGGAAGGACAATGGCGGCACGACCACCGTCTTTAAGGATATTCACGACGTGCTGGACGAAGTTGAGCTGTTTATTGCTCGTGGCGATGGTAAAGTCGTCACGATCCGGGGCCTGATTCGCGCCCTTGGTGCCGAATGGCGGATTTGTTAAAATGCAATTATGTAAAATGCCCTTGTAGGGTTCATAGATAGAATCGCCAAGATATATAGACGTTTCAAGACCGTGAAGAAAAAGGTTCATTAAAGCCAGCCTTCTCGGCCGAGGGACCAACTCCTGCCCGTAATAGGTTTTTGTTTTGATTCGCCTGGTGACGTCACGATCAAGAGCCTCTTTAGTGATATCCATGAGCCACTCGTAGGCGCACATCAAAAAGCCGCCAGTGCCGCAGGCGGGATCACAGATCGTAAAATCGGGGCTGACCCGGGGATCGGGCTTCATCACTCTTACAATAGTCTGAATGAGGACCCGAGGAGTAAAGTACTGGCCTGCCCCTTTTTTCCCTTCACTGGCCGCCTTTTCAAGCAACCCTTCAAATGCGGCGCCCTTGACGTCCACATCCATGGCCGACCATTCGTCCTCATCAATCATGGTAATAAGCCGTTTGAGATTCACGGGATTATTAAAGCGGGGTACAGACTGGGTAAAGATATCACCGAGGAGACCTTTTTCTTCCCTCAATTTTCGAAGGGTATCGGTATAAAGGTCGATCAGCGCGGGACCGGATTCTTTCTTGATCGCCTCCCAGGTGCAGCCGTTGGGAATGATAATCCCCTTCTCATCGGCCATTTTAAGAAAGAGGAGATAAGTCAATTGCTCGATATAGTCGCCGTAGTCGATACCGTCGTGTCGAAGGGTGTGGCAGAATCCCCAGAGTTTGTTTACAATGTCGGACATAAAGTTAGTTTCCCCCTCCCTCAATCCCTCCCACAAGGGGAGGGAAAAAGCTGGATTCCCGCTTTCGCGGGAATGACAACTTTATTTATGCTGCTATCGCGAAGTTGATTTCAGCTATCAGCGATTCAAGTTCATTATTAAATACCTTGTTGGCCCTGCCTTTGCCGCCGTGTCTTTCGAAGACGGGAATATAATCAAAATCATCAAGATCAATCGTAAGGTTTTCGATCAGATGCTCTCTGATATAGCCCAACCAATTCGTCTGTTCTTCTGTAAAGGTTTTTCCGGACACTACTTTTTGCATGGCCCGGTCAACCCTTTCTTCACAGGAATAGATGGGTTCCTCTTCAATGGCCGCGTGCTTGACCATTGAGATGATATCGGCCAGTGCCTTGTTATAAACAAGCCGGTGCGCTTTCCGGAGTTCTTTTTCTGGGAATTTATTTAGTGCAAGCTTTTCGCGAAGTTCCTTAAGGGCTTCGGTTTTCCAGTCTTTCTGCCGTTTCAGCAAAATCTTTATGGCTTCGATCTGTTCAGGGTTTTCTCTCACAAACCGTGTAAAAGAATCAAGATAATCTTCCGGTTTTTGATAGTCGCTTCCAATTCGTATCATTACATCTGAAGAAACATCATCTTCAATCTCGTATCCCACCAGAAAGGTCCGCTTTGCACGCTCGTAGTTTAGGAGCAGGTCCTGAAAATCCTTATTGCGCAGAAGATTCATGGTGTCTGTGAAATCGCTCTTGATCTTTCCCGGCAGTTTCTTCGCAAATTTTCCGAGATCGCCGTCGGGAATATAGGCGGCAAATTTCTCTCTCGCGTTGCCGCTCATCGTTCTGTCTATCCGGTGGAGACGCTTGACGAGGGCCTTGACGAAGTAAGTCCTGTCTATGTTCTGGTAGATATTTTCAATGACCTGCTGGAGGGATATCGGTTCCTTTTCAGGCGTTTGAACCTCAAAGTCCGTTGTATTCTTGAAATATTCAATCAATGTCCCATCGAAACAGTCAAAAATAGTAAACTTTTCCTTATTGATCGCGTCACACTTACGGGTACCCCTTCCCAGCATCTGGACCCAGAGGATTCTTGATTTGACGGGGCGCATGAAGACAATATACTCCAGGCTGGGAATATCCACACCAGTTGAAAGCATGTCCACTGTAACGACAATCTTTGGCTTTG includes:
- a CDS encoding restriction endonuclease subunit S → MQTFPEHWEAVSLKDVVSYRKGKKPKVLSNTKTGGTVPYVDIKAFSTGEIRRYADIESSNLTSKNNVLVVWDGARSGLVGIGQEGAIGSTIMALRSIAIDSIYLFRFLQTQYDTINSNPRGTGIPHVDPELFWNIKTPIAPLNEQRRIVAKLGKLLKKVDACKERLDKIPTILKRFRQSILAAACSGRLTEDWRDEHPKARPVETKGETAVSTNCLMEIPQTWRWVNLPKTGEMRRGKSRHRPRNAPFLFGGSYPFIQTGDIAQSGSRITSHKQTYNEAGLAQSRLWPASTVCITIAANIAESALLTYPACFPDSVVGIIADETISLPEFLEFFIRTAKTDLSTFAPATAQKNINIKILGDVLIPLPPLSEQKEIVRRVEALFKIADQIEERYTKARAYVGKLTQSILAKAFRGELVPQDPNDEPASELLKKIKDERNYDEEKSRKIVSAKRNFKKRDKFHVRDK
- a CDS encoding class I SAM-dependent DNA methyltransferase, whose translation is MSDIVNKLWGFCHTLRHDGIDYGDYIEQLTYLLFLKMADEKGIIIPNGCTWEAIKKESGPALIDLYTDTLRKLREEKGLLGDIFTQSVPRFNNPVNLKRLITMIDEDEWSAMDVDVKGAAFEGLLEKAASEGKKGAGQYFTPRVLIQTIVRVMKPDPRVSPDFTICDPACGTGGFLMCAYEWLMDITKEALDRDVTRRIKTKTYYGQELVPRPRRLALMNLFLHGLETSIYLGDSIYEPYKGILHNCILTNPPFGTKGANQAPDRDDFTIATSNKQLNFVQHVVNILKDGGRAAIVLPDNCLFEDKAGEVFEILMQDCNLHTILRLPRGTFTPYSPGVKANVIFFQKGLSTEDIWIFDARSNVPGITKKERPLTPKHFEEFESCYGADPNSRSERKDLGETGRFRKFHISDIKERDYKLDIIWLRDETLEDANDLPEPQDLAAEAITELEAVVDDLKEVLQLIETNGEEF